cacctcggccgaccatctcggccgtctgctcggcacctcggccgaccatctcggccgtccgtccggctcggcacctcggcgcGACCACCTCGGCCGCGCatgccggcacctcggccgacctcTCGGcccgtctgctcggcacctagtttacaccccttttcctctgaccccgattctcaaaccctatacgacaaacacaccacgcattctacatcccaaaacacacccaaacacctgggatcatcccttccagactctccacaaaactgccctaggctgaaccctaaaactctcggccaacacacacgaaaactctcgaaccaaacactgattcctccgagccatctcttggccaaacacacccacatacatcacaaaagcacaacactcagaaacaccaaccattgcacatgaaaacatctcccaaaaacatacaattcGTGAatctgcgcagtttacttgcaaaaatcataataaaatcatacgacatccaatgaagctgaaatttacacaccacaccgaagacacatccaagtttatacggttaaaaATTCGTACCAAAAgaagatcgtttgctcagtcaaaaaggggtcggaacccactgtcagttaccatcaaaaacatgcttcacacaaacacataatcccacaacttattcagcatctaacccctccaaaacgtcctacatgcatgaattcgaattaaacgagagttgaggccttgtgttacctttcccggatagttcaacgtagtgaaaaagctttacttcctcttacgactccgattcacgacgaaggggggtatcaccttgaggaatccaagacgatgatgagagggagtgaaaggggaaaggtaaaccgagagggaggagggcGAGAGAACTTACCGGCGAGAGAACACTtcgagagagagatgagagattgagagagaccgagagaagagagaaaaagattgaaaaggggaatgaatcggttaagagggagtgggggggttgagaaattagtggggagagagagagggtttcgaaaaagagagagggagaggagagagaaaaaaaccgagagagaggggggggtttaatttattaattaagatattaatttgcttttcaaataaccataaaactaaatattcacacccataaataatataaaacaaataaaacataccacaccatatcttaaacaagatatacacaaaaagcaaacaccccttaaataaaaaaaacggacattacaacccccggcgtcgccgaaccctgggtccccggcgttgacgaacctccaccgcccatgtgttgatcatgttctcccaatcgccgaatgagttgagatcccacccgcggagccggagccgccatagttgccctcgccgtcgccggacatcttgagtgggttATGAaaaatttcagcgaaaattgagagagaaaattagatgataggaagaatagatgtgtagttgtgtgtaaatgaggatgggtttaggagtatttatagagtaaaaatttaataaaaaacaaaaaaaatataaaaaaaaaaaaaaaaaaacggtaataataccgttacaaaaattttttatttatttaaattcgaattttttaaaaaaataatatttattgcgtcatcacgtgacgacgcccactcgcgggccggcgagtgggcgtacGCACGCACGGgccgggctgcgccacgtcgcctaggcgcgtggcgagacagctcgtctcgtggctcgccgaggtgagacgcgcgacgagacgcgcGACAGTTATACTATTAGTGATTTTAGCAGGTGTCACAAATCGGGTGTGTTGAATTTTTAGGAGTTGGTGGAGTGGTATATTTCTCGACCTCTCACAGTGGAGGCTTAGGTGTGAGACTGATCACACAAACGTCATTCGTCATATTCtgtaagttttttttatctttaaatcttgccatttttatatttttacttttatatcttTTTAAATATTCTAAAATGCATTCGAAAAGGAAAAcctatataatgcatatatatttatttttctatttttcaattatatggatttttatacattttttgtctttttagtttttattttaattttttaaatattgattGGATTTAAAACcaacacaattcacacacattcattttttcaaaaaattggaCGCTGTTTTTTATATCtttattatttagtttttttaatattgtaatAGATTTTAATTCTTTTCTAATGCATGTTGTTTGGTGTAATATATAATTGGTTATTATCTTTCTGATTTTACTCTAAAGCACATCTATATAATGTTTTAATACTTTCTCTGTCCCACTTAATATgtccatttttcatttttagtttgtctaactcaagatgtctactttctatatttggaaataaattccTCTCACCTTtttcttcattaaaatattcaaccacATTTTTCTCTGTatttattccacctaacaactCCTCTTAAAATCTCATGCCACTCAAGAAcatggacatcttgagtgggacagagggagtaataaaattaaaattatatttttagtgagaaaataaaataaaataaaataaaaacaattggTCAAATTTGAAGCTTCGAATCGTTATCATTATTTATCGTAccccaaacaaaaaatattgaatCCGCCACTGATCGTAATATCGACCTAATCCAATAAGGTCTGACATGAATCCGATATGTTACTGAAATTCTCAACCAGAGCACAAACATGACTTGCGACCTTTAAACTTGAATCAAACTCGTATACGACACAATATACTATGAGTTGATCACGATAACAATCTAATAACAACCTGAATCTGATTTACGCAATGAAAACTTTATATTACATGATAAAACctgatttacataattaaacttgatattACACGACCAAATCTCATTTTTAAACTTGATTTACACGATAAAAACTTGATTTACAAAAACctatagaataaaacaaaaataatctttttttaaaaataaaaataatttaaggtTATaggtttcattttttaatagGTCACCCGAACTTAACCCAAAATTATAGGGTTCATAAGGGATTAACATAATAACATGAACCCAATAGAGCTTGACTCAAACTCATTAATTTTATGCATAATTATGTATAGTTTTCGTGtcgtataaaaaattattagcCCACTTTTTTAATAGTACTTAAAAGAATTGATGAGAGCATACTTAAAAGAATTGATGAGAGCacgtagggatgtcaatcgggctaaTTCGTTCGGGTTCAGCTTAATTCACTCAGGTTGCCAGGCTATTTGgtgcgggctattcgggttatgaatTTTTCGGATCATATATTTCAACCCTAACCCGCCGGGTTTCTAGCTAACCCATTGGGCTATTCGGGCCTAAAAACTTTCAAAAATAATCTCTTGTATCAAAATTTTCctctataaaataattttaaattttagatattttttcttcttactaTTTGAATCAtataaaatcttaaaattaCTTTTCATTTCGATCAACTACAacataaataaagataaattaaaatttaattaatcaatttgaattaaagcttaTATTCTTGTATTATTTTGGCAttgttcataattaattatttatgaaaattaaaaatcatatcttACATGAATCattattaaaacaaaaattgtATAATAAGATTTTGATGGATTAGTTCTTAATTTTGTCTTGATTGGCTTTGGTGGTGGTAAGACTTGGCAGATGATGGAATAATGATGCGATGTGGAACTTGAAAGTTGATAGTGTGAGATCGAGTGAAAAATATAGAATAAAGATTGAAGAATACTAATATTGTGCCAcatgaaattcaaaaataaaaaaaccctaaaatcaaatattttttaattaaaaggtACAACTCGTCGGGCCGACTCGCAACCTGTTTAACCCGCCAACCCATTCGGGCTAACCCGTTTAACCCGTTTTGTATTCGGGTTACAAAATTACAGGCCTTACTAttgcactatttattagtactaaaatacctgcaagtttacagggtagatctagtatagctaaaggtcagtactgggatatcgaacacagaaAATAAGATTGCAACTAGCTATCATATattaagcgtcatatactatctagagacacatagtatttttggttttgaacaagcacaagagctaggaaaaggttcaattcaatcaatcaaagAGTAAAGGCTaaaactggtcctgaacatatgtcaattttatgattttggtcttatactttatcttttgaatttttgcattctgaacatttcaactcggatcacaattggtcctacactaacaattccgtcaatttttaaacggtttaaACCCGATTTTGACCGATTTTGATGGTTTGAACAATCCCATTCGGGTTAAAACAATTTAAACAtcggtcaaaatcgggttaaaatcgtttaaaaattgatggaattgttagtgtaggaccaattgtgatccgagttgaaatgttcagatgcaaaaatttaaaagataaagtataggaCCAAAAgcataaaatgagcatatgttcaggatCAGTTTTTGCCTTTTACTCTAAATCAAAATATGTTTAtaatagtcttcaccaaaaatcatacaaaagatatttaactactcatagacaagtagtaaaatcaataaaagtactagacatgaaagaaattgataaaacccaaggttgaatccaATCTTCAGtctctcttgcctggatctgcagagctcctctccaatggaagatggatgaattatttgtggaatatggaatggaagaatgtgtagaggggAGAAGggttggaggctctgagataaagAATATGAATTAGGTTAAGATGTATTTATAGGGTGGAAAAATGGTTTAGCTTCGATaattttcgtgccctacaatAAATGGAGAGATTTGAGCAACAATTATTTTCTTCCTTCAATTTCGGCCTAAATTTCCGTtagctttgactgcactgcgcaatgttcgtagaatggtcataactttctctatagaactccgattgagacgtttAAGTTATCCacgtgaagctctttcgaagacgaagaaaATGGTATGAACTAATCACTGATTGGATTTCAACAGCGCTGGTAAAATCGGCTTGAACTGAGGCTGCTGCACCTTGGCCTTTTGCACCTTTTTCTGTCTTTTTCTACTATCATCTATCAACAAACACATCAAAAAttccaaatgtataacatatgcaatttaagaacataatttgcatgattgacatttgaAACGAGTCAAATATAGCCCTTAAcaacatgcaaaatccgtgtttgtcacTTACCCAGTAATTTTACCGGGCTATTCGAGTCGACCCACTAATTTCGGGCGGGATTGACATTGTAGGCGACTGGTGACTTTCAATCTCATCTttaattttctctattttatttaatttcttttccaGTATTCAGTTTCCTTCTTGTTAATCTAATTACTCACCATTAATTCCAATCTCACGTCCGCCATTatcaattttcaataatttgaaaattttcgtTTTTATATGCTATGTCTCAAATATTTTCTGTACGtaacaatataaatattttttattccattatttattatttctatTAGTTTCATTAActgtaaataataataaatgataaattatgtgataaataaaattttcaccataatttatgaaaaatacAAATGCAAGTAACATACAACATGCTTTCTTGCATGTACGTACCCAAACAGTGTCAGCAATCAATTACTAGATATCAGCAAATAAATTTTATAGCAAATGATTTATTTAGTAAACACAATAATGCACTCCCCGTAATTATGTAGataatttaatcttttttttgtACACTATTATTCGCTCCGGGTTGATTGTAGATTGTAAatacacaacaaaaaataagaGCAAAATCATTCTACACTCAAAATATATATAACAACTCTTAAGTATAACTCATTCATgttcaaaaaaaaacaaatggtAGAGAAGTTGGAGATGGATACTAATTTCAGTGTACTACATACAATCTCTACTACAGACACAGTTAATTTTAAGGGGTATGTTTGATGTATCAGAGGACATTGCCTACACTATGATAACTATCTACCCGGCAATGTGTATTCGTTGTCTGAAATCGTTGCAGGGACGTCTTCAAAGCTTCTCACAATATCTTCAGACTCATTTTCAACTCTCACATCTTCAACTGTAACAGACCTTTGAGACATCCTAAAACTTTCCAATTCGGTAGCCACTTCTTTCATAGTTGGTCTCAGTTTTCCTTTCAAATTCAAACATTTTTCTGCAATCCTCGCCACTAAAATCACctcttcctttcttccttccTCTAACATTTGAGGATCCAAAATTGTGTCCAAGCAGTTTCTTATCATGCATGTACGAAACCGCGTAGCTAGGCTTCTTTCCTCCTCTTGTTCATCAATAGAAATTGGTATTTGCCCGGTAAGAAGCTCGACAAGAACCACTCCAAAACTATAAACATCGCTTTTTTCAGTGAATTTACTCGAATGAAAATACTCTGGATCTAAATATCCAAATGTCCCTTTAACCAGAGTAGTTAAGTGAGTTTGATTTGCAGAAACGGGCTTCGAAGTCCCAAAGTCCGACACTTTGACAACATATTTCTCGTCCAGAAGGAGATTACTTGACTTGATATCTCTGTGATAGACTGACACAGAAGATGCAGAGTGCAAATAGGCCAGTGCACCGGCTATATCTGCTGCGATTTTCAAACGCATGTTCCATGGAAATGGAAATTCGTTATTTGGATCATGTATGAGATCATAAAGGTTACCATTTGGCATGAATTCATACACAAGCAAAGGAACTTCCGTCTCCAAACAACACCCCAACAATCTAACCACATTCTTGTGATTTAATTGTGACAATATAACGACCTCATTTATGAACGGTTTCAATTGATTCTCTTCAACCAACTTTGATTTTTTCACTGCCACAATTTTACCATCAGATAACATACCTTTATAGACAATACCCTGACCTCCATGTCCAAGGATTCGGTTTTCGTTGAAGTCATCAGTAGCTACCTCCAACTCTTTTGCAGTGAAAAGATTTGTTTTTCCAAGTGTGCTTTCACTTGTTTGTTGCTGCAAGAGAAGACCACCATTTTGTTTGAAAAATTTCTGCTTAAGCACTTTTTCCCTTCTCTTTTTAATAACTTTAATCAACCCAAACAACATTAAAAGGAGCAGAAGAAATCCTAATCCAGAGCCCATCCCTGTACATAAATTTACTTCACTGAGAAACTGCAAACATGTGTATATTaataagagtaaaggccaaaattggtcctgaacatatagccattttacgattttggtcctaaacattatcttttggattttttggtcctgcacatatggacatttgatcattttggtcctccgtcaatatttccgttaaaaactaacggtcaacattatcttttggattttttggtcctgcacatatggacatttgatcattttggtcctgcacatatggaattttgatcattttggtcctccgtcaacattttcgttaaaaactaacggtcaacggccaatttttgactaaaacaatgggttgagtcgggtcgtgtttgggtcgggtttgggttacacgttaagaaaaaaataatattttcttaaaatctaagcataatattttcgttaaaatctaagcataatattcttaaaaattaattaatattttttaattaataaaattaaagtatagattttattaaaaataatttttaattatttaattttattatatagatttaatattagtatactttaattttattattttgattaaaaaatgattattttaatttggtaattttttattttatcgtgtaatatcatgtttaaatcgtataataacatcatgttttagtcgttataatatttttaatcaacaaaaataactaaaaattaaagttttataattttttaattaataaaaaataattattttttttcttaacgtgtaacccaaacacgacccgacccaacccattgttttagtcaaaaatcggccgttgaccgttagtttttaacgaaaatattgacggaggaccaaaatgatcaaaattccatatgtgcaggaccaaaatgatcaaatatccatatgtgcaggaccaaaaatccaaaagataatgttgaccgttagtttttaacgaaaatattgacggaggaccaaaatgatcaaatttccatatgtgcaggaccaaaatgatcaaatgtccatatgtgcaggaccaaaaaatccaaaagataatgtttaggaccaaaatcgtaaaatggctatatgttcaggaccaattttggcctttactctattaATAATAAAGCAAGTCAACCTTACGAAGTTAtgctatttaattttttatttagataAAACTTATTGAATTGAATATATATATGGTAACACGCGAGTAATTTTGAACCAACAAATATTACAATGAAAACATCAAAACTATGTTACCTGCCAAGATTATGGTCTTGGTGTTGGACGGTGGCAGCTTAATGCAACTGGTTCCATCTTTCCTCCCATCACCAACGTGCCCTTTTGGGCACGAGCAGTGATAAGAGCCAGGATCGTTGATGCAAATTGACGTTGGAACGCATTCATTAGTTGTACTATCAGCGCATTCATCAATATCTGCTCAAAAAACATGTAGAACGTCCGTTGATTAGCGTTTGAAGCAAgttgaatttaatttgaatataatAGAAGAGGAAAAAAAGTTAAAAGTAGGTTACCTTTGCATCCTGGGCTAAGGTATGGATGACCTTGGTATCCGTTGGAGCAGTTGCATAGGTAGCCTCTAACTGTATCATCGAAATCAATGCAGATGGTGTTATTCTGACACACATAATCAGTCGGATTCTTTAGCGCTTCTTTGCAATTCAGCGCTCCAATCCTCCAGTCTAGTGAGAATATTGTGGGTCGATAATTTATGTTTGGATCATCAGATTGAACTTGTGTTGAGTTATTGAAAATGGGGTATGTTGCTCGATAATAGTCTTCCTTGGTACCAAGGAATGCGTAGCTGCAAGAGAAATTGGTACGTGGCCATCGTCCAGTGAAATCACTCAAATTGGCTTCAAGGTAGGAGGTGCCTGCAACCGAATGTTATGTGACACAGTATACTTTTCTGTATTATGTTGGAATATAAGAAATATGTAAATACCTCTGGGAATGGGTGCCCTGCAACAGCCATTGCCGGGCCAATACTCAGCACCCTTAGTTGGACAATATGCTAAATAATCAGTAgctatttgattatttttgcaAACAGTTGCACATGTGCTGCCAACAAAGGTTCGATTGGCACGTCGAGTTATACCCACCATTATATCATCGCACCCAATCACGGAGATCCAGCTATCTTCCGACAACGTAAACTGAGTTCCCAACAAGTCAACACTCAAGCTTTGCTCCTCTGTCTTAATGATTCTTCGCTGTGTATCGGACCAATTGTAGCAAGAAAAACCAAGTGTTGGATAGTTCACCCGAACCTGTGATAAATTTAACCGAATGATTTCTGCCTTGAGAACAAAGAGGTATGCTTTGGGAGGGTTAGATGACATATCGCAATTAACTTCAAAAGATGGCTCCAAATAGCAATTCCGCCCGACTCCAAATGGAAACGGAATTGACAGTTCCCCACATTGATCCCGGCATCCGTCTCTGGCTATGGAACTGCGAAATACAATTGCTGGCCGAGATAGTGTTAGAAAGTATACCTTTGGTATACATAGGAATAAACTAAAAGAGGAATACTAACGTTGGCAGCCTCCAACCACGTACGGATTGCCCTCGTATCCTTGCAGGCAGCTGCATTGGTATCCTTTGCTAACATTAGCAACATCAACACATAGACTCTTGCTATCTTGACATGCGTACGTGGTCGGATTCAGCTTAGCTTGGCTGCAATTCTCAACACCCGCAATCCAGTCCAGCCTCACCACAGGAGGACTCGTTGCAGATGCCCAATTGTCAGTCTGCAATGCAGTTGAGTTATGGAGGTAGAACAACGGATATGAAAATCCGGTTTCATTCGTGCCAGAGACCTCCTGGATAAAGGCGTGGCTGCATGGGAAAAGCTTTCTACGTTGCACTTTTCTGCTCAAGTCTATTAGTTTTGCTCCCACGAATCCCGTCTCTGTCATACAACATAATAAGCATCAACATCATATTTTCAACAATTACCTACAGTTTAATTTTCTTCTGATTTATATGTCTAAACATAAATGCGCTACTATCCTCCTCACCATCTCCCCCTTCCCCTGGCACCATAgtgacaaccaccaccaccgtcCCCTTTTACCCATGTTACTAGCCCAACAACACACATCGTATACACATAGCAAAAGTATCTTTTAAAGGTATATTCGTCTGGAAAAAAGTCCAAAAGTACTCCTAGtgatattatattaaaatttagagaCGTGTAgcgatatttataaaaatagcgGCCGCAAATGATATTAAAGCAAAGTTTAGGGATTAAAAATATGATTAGCACTAATAATGAAATTACATCATTGACCTttagataaaaatatttccTCCGCCCCACTGAATATAACTCACTTTACTTTTTTGATTtgtctaaaaatggaaacacttttatctctactttatccTCTTCTCCTACattactctctccatttaacacaaaaaataaagctgcataaaatctcgtgccgcccaatGAAAGGGGTCATCTTTCTTCGAAAGGAGGGAGTAGAAAAAGCGCAAAATCATCGTGAAATAAGGAAAAATCATTCTTGCAATATTTATCAATTGTCTAGAGACGTTTGATGATATTTTAAAGAGTACGACTGCAGATGATATCACTTTTAcctaaaaattatattttactaCAAATTAAAACTATAATATCATGTAATGAGAATTACCTCCGACGATTTGAGACTGGCAACAACCACTACCAATGGAAGTAGGATCGAATGGGCAATACCCTGTTTGAGTGCTGATGTCATCCTCACAAAACGCTGAGCAGCCGCCGTTATTGTAAGTTCCGTTGGACTGCAGCACAACGTCATCGCAGCCAATGGCGGTGAGCCTGTTTGTGTACATGGACAGCGAATACAAAGTCCTTGTCAAGTTCACACTCACAATGCTATCTTTATACGAATCACCTTCAGACTCATAGCAAACCGAAACCAGGTTCGGATACTTGACCCGAACATAGGTTTCGTTTATCTCAATCAATTGTTTATCAATGATGGAAAGGTACGCCTTCGGAGGGTCTGTCGTAGTGTTGCAGCTAATGGTAAAGGACGGGTCGAACGAGCAATTCGACCCGATCCCAAATGGATATGAAATGGCCAAATTCCCGCACATATTTTGGCATCCTGGTTTGGCAACTGGACCACAAGATATTGCTTGTAAACGAATCACAGAGATTAAACACAAGATAGAAATTATATGAAGAGCCATATTGGCTATTAATTGGAATTGATTGATCACTTATTTTAATGGagctatatatatacacatatcaAAGAAGTGAATTATGTAATGCACGATCTTGTTTCAAGACAATTAATGAAAAGGACAAACTTAGCTAATGAAAATGACTAAAGTTCAATTATTTGCTGTTTACTTTTTCATTACAATTAATAGGACAAGCCGCCATCTTGACTTTGACTTTTTTTACACCCTTCAGCCGGTGGCACTAAGCAAAATATCCGAAATTGAATATCCGCTctaaacaaaattgaaatttaaaatttgatttgggTTATGTTTAgttcaatttaaatttttgtaaatttagtttatATTCGGatgtaaataaaagaaaaaactttGAAAAACTGAATTTAATTTTAGATACACCCCTCtacacaagaatatgcactctttattttttagtccgtcccacaagaatatgaattttataattttgaaaactcttttctctgaggtgagactcattccctacccaataatactttaattactttttctccctACGTCTCTATTACTATACcagttttgcattaaaactcgcgccgaacccaaagtgcatattctttggggatgaAGTATATAGTATAATAGAAATATACTTTCTAGTACtttccgcgaataggagtcccgttatTCCATTTCGGTCTGTCTACGAATAGGAAtcccgattcacttttactataaattctATAAaagccccacattccactaactcgttcaactcacatttcttttaaacttaatatatataagtgagactcatattccactaactttttttcacccactttttttaacatttcttaaaacacatgTCAGAAagaaatgtgactcctattcgtaaatggatggagtattacttttaaaaaattatattaatatttgtatattttaataaatattgtgATATTTAGATTCTATGAagattataataattatttggATATGTTATTTAATTGATATAATATAATCCCTCCTCTCCTTAAAATAGTGTCATTTGGGACGGTACATATTAAATCCGTAATTGGtaaattagaagaaaaataGGATGAGAAGTTCTTGGAGTATGTTAATAGATAGTGAGGCTTATCTTAttagagaaaaataaattatcaaaaatataaGTAGAATATTTTTATTGTATATGGACTAAAATGAAAGAGTCTCTCACTCTTTATGGGGGACCGAGAAGTATATTTTTGTgttaatcataaaaattaatttcaggatatttttttagatatatttgggcaatttcaattttttaattattttgaattatCCAATTGCACTGTTCTACCCACCACACCGCACCGCACATGTAGACTTTGACTTGGCCGGAATTTGAGACTGATGAGAGAACTTTTGTTACAGTATGtgcatgaaatttaaatttttttttgtaaattctTATACATGCGGTTACACACACTATCTACATGGCAATGTGAAATCATTTTCAGAAATTGATCCAGGAATGTCTTCAAAAAATCTCACATCTTCAGATTCATCTTCAACTCTAATAGACCTTTGAGATAACCTGTAACTTTCCAATTCGACAGCCACTTGTTTCATAGTTGGTCTCATTTTTCCTT
This genomic stretch from Salvia splendens isolate huo1 unplaced genomic scaffold, SspV2 ctg272, whole genome shotgun sequence harbors:
- the LOC121789543 gene encoding wall-associated receptor kinase-like 3, which translates into the protein MALHIISILCLISVIRLQAISCGPVAKPGCQNMCGNLAISYPFGIGSNCSFDPSFTISCNTTTDPPKAYLSIIDKQLIEINETYVRVKYPNLVSVCYESEGDSYKDSIVSVNLTRTLYSLSMYTNRLTAIGCDDVVLQSNGTYNNGGCSAFCEDDISTQTGYCPFDPTSIGSGCCQSQIVGETGFVGAKLIDLSRKVQRRKLFPCSHAFIQEVSGTNETGFSYPLFYLHNSTALQTDNWASATSPPVVRLDWIAGVENCSQAKLNPTTYACQDSKSLCVDVANVSKGYQCSCLQGYEGNPYVVGGCQPIVFRSSIARDGCRDQCGELSIPFPFGVGRNCYLEPSFEVNCDMSSNPPKAYLFVLKAEIIRLNLSQVRVNYPTLGFSCYNWSDTQRRIIKTEEQSLSVDLLGTQFTLSEDSWISVIGCDDIMVGITRRANRTFVGSTCATVCKNNQIATDYLAYCPTKGAEYWPGNGCCRAPIPRGTSYLEANLSDFTGRWPRTNFSCSYAFLGTKEDYYRATYPIFNNSTQVQSDDPNINYRPTIFSLDWRIGALNCKEALKNPTDYVCQNNTICIDFDDTVRGYLCNCSNGYQGHPYLSPGCKDIDECADSTTNECVPTSICINDPGSYHCSCPKGHVGDGRKDGTSCIKLPPSNTKTIILAGMGSGLGFLLLLLMLFGLIKVIKKRREKVLKQKFFKQNGGLLLQQQTSESTLGKTNLFTAKELEVATDDFNENRILGHGGQGIVYKGMLSDGKIVAVKKSKLVEENQLKPFINEVVILSQLNHKNVVRLLGCCLETEVPLLVYEFMPNGNLYDLIHDPNNEFPFPWNMRLKIAADIAGALAYLHSASSVSVYHRDIKSSNLLLDEKYVVKVSDFGTSKPVSANQTHLTTLVKGTFGYLDPEYFHSSKFTEKSDVYSFGVVLVELLTGQIPISIDEQEEERSLATRFRTCMIRNCLDTILDPQMLEEGRKEEVILVARIAEKCLNLKGKLRPTMKEVATELESFRMSQRSVTVEDVRVENESEDIVRSFEDVPATISDNEYTLPGR